One Echeneis naucrates chromosome 1, fEcheNa1.1, whole genome shotgun sequence DNA segment encodes these proteins:
- the LOC115051312 gene encoding neuroblast differentiation-associated protein AHNAK isoform X1 produces the protein MLPHRRGRSLSEALTLEQSDEGGVVISSINSNASTSQGLREGDEILGATINFNDLSKEEVLKVLKLMEPFDDKVQVLTRSNLSRSKLSRSLDNLDQYAKTPETMLMDSYNKLYKAKIKKFIRGDPLNVEEGHQNSDLTDGGSSKVTLKQDPGLPRLGVDFGCLKTKSLSTDFDARLAEDANLNLPSFDTGVPKVGIEGTNKEFTMPKFKIPHLGLSGPSFKGPDYDISTDVGHPRVPSDQLDLKYSPNLRLSGRSPDFDLDVPGGNVSQLDLNGPDIDVPSGEVNVPFRKPKIDLKRPDLDVDAPAGELTMPKFGSLGRLEADVKTPDLSLKALEVTGGIGEPAVSLPKADLKRPNLSVDIPSADIKGRAGKYKAPKFKMPRFDLPNSKVPDFEGPDVNLTGTLPKGPNMDFNADLNTPDLNLKGPNMDLKAPKVDVNTPDVNIASPKTKLKMPKLKTPKFNLPSLKTPDLDGDFDGPDFDVSAPSLKLKGPKADVGMPDVDVAAPSGKFKMPNLNLPDFGVSGPKLDGPNLNLGSPDFDMSGPNLSGGINAPDINLPKVDLKSPKLDLNTPKVNLDMPSGKLKMPNFKGPKIKGGIESPDLDLPNMDLNAPKVNLDMPSGKLKMPELHAPDWDVKAPSGKVKWPKFNLSGTSPKGPNMDFNADLNAPDLNLKGPNMDLSAPKVDVNTPDVNIGSPKTKLKMPKLKMPKFSLPSLKTPDLDGDFDGPDFDVNAPDFKLKGPKADLDVDVAAPSGKFKMPNLNLPDFGVSGPKLDGPNLNLGSPDFDMSGPNLSGGINAPDINLPKVDLKSPKLDLNAPKVNLDMPSGKLKMPNFKGPKIKGGIESPDLDLPNMDLNAPKLDVNTPNVNIGSPKTKLKMPKFNLPSLKKTDLGGDFDGPDFDVNAPSLKLKGPKADIGMPDVDVAAPSGKFKMPNLNLPDFGVSGPKIDGPNLNLGSPDLDMSGPNLSGGINAPDINLPKVDLKSPKLDLNAPKVNLDMPSGKLKMPNFKGPKIKGGIESPDLDLPNMDLNAPKVNLDMPSGKLKMPELHAPDWDVKAPSGKVKWPKFNLSGTSPKGPNMDFNADLNAPDLNLKGPNMDLSAPKVDVNTPDVNIGSPKTKLKMPKLKMPKFNLPSLKTPDLDGDFDGPDFDVNAPDFKLKSPKADLDVDVAAPSGKFKMPNLNLPDFGVSGPKLDGPNLNLGSPDFDMSGPNLSGGINAPDINLPKVDLKSPKLDLNAPKVNLDMPSGKLKMPNFKGPKIKGGIDSPDLDLPNMDLNAPKLDVNTPNVNIGSPKTKLKMPKFKMPKFSLPSLKKPDLGGDFDGPDFDVNAPSLKLKGPKADIGMPDVDVAAPSGKFKMPNLNLPDLGVSGPKLDGPNLNLGSPDLDVSGPNLSGGINAPDINLPKVDLKSPKLDLNAPKVNLDMPSGKLKMPELHAPDWDVKAPSGKVKWPKFNLSGTSPKGPNMDFNADLNAPDLNLKGPNMDLSAPKVDVNTPDVNIGSPKTKLKMPKLKMPKFNLPSLKTPDLDGDFDGPDFDVNAPDFKLKGPKADLDVDVAAPSGKFKMPNLNLPDLGVSGPKLDGPNLNLGSPDFDMSGPNLSGEINAPDINLPKVDLKSPKLDLNAPKVNLDMPSGKLKMPNFKGPKIKGGIESPDLDLPNMDLKGPKLDVNTPNVNIGSPKTKLKMPKLKMPKVSLSGPKGPEFNGNLNGADLGMNPPNLNLKGSKPAFEMPDVDFGGPSGKIKKPHLKMPDVGFSAPTFDGPNFDLNAPDFHAKLPKGPEIKTPKMKGLSGPDLDLPNMDLKVPKIDMDTPDVNIGLPDATLKKPKIKVPKGPNVDLNGDLNIPNVNISGPKARIGQPDMDFTVPDVKGGIRNPDFDIPFGSIQGPQTDLHLADRKLKVPSFKVPPLESPDLRGAGPDIDFGGKIRGPRVSAPNMDFNMPNVAMRNPQLHLRSADLNLDNPSLSHRGPSYKNRKSDMTGMNMRMPVLDVDEDIRFSHGNGKSLRSGVRSSFPGMDADFGHHFDFNRSDLNIDDFTGKNHILRARGSKPDFQASHNYGHMISQAGVNIDMMDSRHSRKAPAGEIYSRHHRTLQPAADHRLPQFSLDPRIRVPNSSDEFYVTSFPSQIQSQRMPNRKYNTLGGLDFNPRNIELEVPYEKEVKGRTIFLSNLL, from the exons ATG ctgcctCACCGCAGAGGGAGGAGCCTCTCTGAGGCCTTGACCCTGGAACAATCAGACGAGGGGGGGGTGGTCATTTCCAGCATCAACAGCAACGCCTCGACCAGTCAGGGTCTGAGGGAGG gggATGAAATTTTGGGGGCAACAATCAATTTTAATGACCTGTCAAAAGAGGAAGTGCTGAAAGTTCTGAAGTTAATGGAACCATTTGATGACAAAGTCCAGGTCCTGACCAGGAGCAACCTCAGCAGGAGCAAACTGAGCAGGAGCCTCGACAACCTGGACCAATATGCCAAGACTCCAGAGACA ATGCTGATGGATTCCTACAACAAACTCTACAAAGCCAAAATCAAGAAGTTCATCAGGGGTGACCCGCTTAATGTTGAAGAAGGCCATCAGAACAGTGATCTGACTGACGGAGGCTCATCAAAGGTCACCCTGAAACAGGATCCCGGTTTGCCTCGCCTCGGAGTTGACTTTGGATGCTTGAAAACGAAAAGTCTGAGCACAGACTTTGATGCCAGGTTAGCAGAAGACGCCAATCTGAATCTTCCTTCTTTTGACACTGGTGTTCCTAAAGTGGGCATTGAAGGGACAAACAAAGAATTCACAATGCCAAAGTTCAAAATCCCTCACCTGGGCCTCTCTGGTCCTTCTTTTAAAGGCCCAGATTATGATATCAGTACAGATGTAGGTCACCCACGTGTCCCTTCGGATCAGCTCGATCTGAAGTACTCGCCCAATCTGAGGCTGTCTGGGAGATCTCCTGACTTCGACCTCGATGTGCCGGGTGGTAACGTATCACAGCTGGATCTAAATGGACCAGACATTGACGTCCCCTCAGGTGAAGTCAATGTTCCATTCAGGAAACCAAAGATTGATCTGAAACGTCCAGATTTAGATGTGGACGCTCCAGCTGGTGAACTTACTATGCCCAAATTTGGGTCTCTAGGCAGACTTGAAGCTGACGTTAAAACACCTGACCTGAGTCTCAAAGCACTGGAGGTGACAGGTGGGATTGGTGAACCTGCTGTAAGTTTGCCCAAAGCTGACCTAAAGCGACCAAACTTATCAGTTGACATCCCCTCAGCTGACATTAAAGGTCGGGCTGGAAAATACAAGGCTCCTAAATTTAAAATGCCCAGATTTGATTTACCAAACAGTAAAGTTCCAGACTTTGAGGGGCCTGATGTAAACTTGACCGGGACATTACCAAAAGGACCAAACATGGACTTTAATGCAGACCTGAACACACCAGATTTGAATCTCAAAGGTCCAAACATGGACCTTAAAGCTCCAAAGGTAGATGTCAACACTCCAGATGTCAACATTGCATcacccaaaacaaaactgaagatgcCCAAATTGAAAACCCCTAAATTCAACCTCCCAAGTCTGAAAACACCAGACCTTGATGGAGACTTTGATGGTCCAGATTTTGATGTCAGTGCACCCAGCCTCAAATTAAAAGGGCCAAAAGCAGATGTAGGAATGCCGGACGTTGATGTAGCTGCTCCATCtggaaaattcaagatgccaaaCTTGAATCTGCCTGATTTTGGGGTATCTGGACCAAAACTAGACGGTCCCAACCTGAACCTTGGATCACCAGACTTTGATATGTCAGGCCCCAATCTAAGTGGAGGAATAAATGCACCAGACATCAACTTACCCAAGGTTGACCTGAAAAGCCCCAAACTGGACCTCAACACCCCAAAGGTCAACTTGGATATGCCATCTGGTAAACTGAAGATGCCGAATTTCAAAGGTCCAAAGATTAAGGGTGGAATTGAATCCCCTGATTTGGACTTACCAAACATGGACCTTAATGCTCCAAAGGTCAACTTGGATATGCCATCTGGTAAACTGAAGATGCCAGAGCTTCATGCTCCAGACTGGGATGTTAAAGCTCCTTCAGGAAAAGTGAAATGGCCAAAGTTTAATCTTTCAGGCACATCACCAAAAGGACCAAACATGGACTTTAATGCAGACCTGAACGCACCAGATTTGAATCTCAAAGGTCCAAACATGGACCTCAGTGCTCCAAAGGTAGATGTCAACACTCCAGATGTCAACATTGGATcacccaaaacaaaactgaagatgcCCAAATTGAAAATGCCTAAATTCAGCCTCCCAAGTCTGAAAACACCAGACCTTGATGGAGACTTTGATGGCCCAGACTTTGATGTGAATGCACCTGATTTCAAACTCAAAGGTCCTAAAGCCGACCTAGATGTTGATGTAGCTGCTCCATCtggaaaattcaagatgccaaaCTTGAATCTGCCTGATTTTGGGGTATCTGGACCAAAACTAGACGGTCCCAACCTGAACCTCGGATCACCAGACTTTGATATGTCAGGCCCCAATCTAAGTGGAGGAATAAATGCACCAGACATCAACTTACCCAAGGTTGACCTGAAAAGCCCCAAACTGGACCTCAACGCCCCAAAGGTCAACTTGGATATGCCATCTGGTAAACTGAAGATGCCAAATTTCAAAGGTCCAAAGATTAAGGGTGGAATTGAATCCCCTGATTTGGACTTACCAAACATGGACCTTAACGCTCCAAAGTTAGATGTCAACACTCCAAATGTCAACATTGgatcaccaaaaacaaaactgaagatgcCCAAATTCAACCTCCCAAGtctaaaaaaaacagaccttGGAGGAGACTTTGATGGTCCAGATTTTGATGTCAATGCACCCAGCCTCAAACTAAAAGGGCCAAAAGCAGATATAGGAATGCCGGATGTTGATGTAGCTGCTCCATCTGGAAAGTTCAAGATGCCAAACTTGAATCTGCCTGATTTTGGGGTATCTGGTCCAAAAATAGACGGTCCCAACCTGAACCTTGGATCACCAGACTTAGATATGTCAGGTCCCAATCTAAGTGGAGGAATAAATGCACCAGACATCAACTTACCCAAGGTTGACCTGAAAAGCCCCAAACTGGACCTCAACGCCCCAAAGGTCAACTTGGATATGCCATCTGGTAAACTGAAGATGCCGAATTTCAAAGGTCCAAAGATTAAGGGTGGAATTGAATCCCCTGATTTGGACTTACCAAACATGGACCTTAATGCTCCAAAGGTCAACTTGGATATGCCATCTGGTAAACTGAAGATGCCAGAGCTTCATGCTCCAGACTGGGATGTTAAAGCTCCTTCAGGAAAAGTGAAATGGCCAAAGTTTAATCTTTCAGGCACATCACCAAAAGGACCAAACATGGACTTTAATGCAGACCTGAACGCACCAGATTTGAATCTCAAAGGTCCAAACATGGACCTCAGTGCTCCAAAGGTAGATGTCAACACTCCAGATGTCAACATTGGATcacccaaaacaaaactgaagatgcCCAAATTGAAAATGCCTAAATTCAACCTCCCAAGTCTGAAAACACCAGACCTTGATGGAGACTTTGATGGCCCAGACTTTGATGTGAATGCACCTGATTTCAAACTCAAAAGTCCTAAAGCCGACCTAGATGTTGATGTAGCTGCTCCATCTGGAAAGTTCAAGATGCCAAACTTGAATCTGCCTGATTTTGGGGTATCTGGACCAAAACTAGACGGTCCCAACCTGAACCTTGGATCACCAGACTTTGATATGTCAGGCCCCAATCTAAGTGGAGGAATAAATGCACCAGACATCAACTTACCCAAGGTTGACCTGAAAAGCCCCAAACTGGACCTCAACGCCCCAAAGGTCAACTTGGATATGCCATCTGGTAAACTGAAGATGCCAAATTTCAAAGGACCAAAGATTAAGGGTGGAATTGACTCCCCTGATTTGGACTTACCAAACATGGACCTTAACGCTCCAAAGTTAGATGTCAACACTCCAAATGTCAACATTGgatcaccaaaaacaaaactgaagatgcCCAAATTTAAAATGCCTAAATTTAGCCTCCCAAGTCTAAAAAAACCAGACCTTGGAGGAGACTTTGATGGTCCAGATTTTGATGTCAATGCACCCAGCCTCAAACTAAAAGGGCCAAAAGCAGATATAGGAATGCCGGATGTTGATGTAGCTGCTCCATCtggaaaattcaagatgccaaaCTTGAATCTGCCTGATTTGGGAGTATCTGGACCAAAACTAGACGGTCCCAACCTGAACCTTGGATCACCAGACTTAGATGTCTCAGGCCCCAATCTAAGTGGAGGAATAAATGCACCAGACATCAACTTACCCAAGGTTGACCTGAAAAGCCCCAAACTGGACCTCAACGCCCCAAAGGTCAACTTGGATATGCCATCTGGTAAACTGAAGATGCCAGAGCTTCATGCTCCAGACTGGGATGTTAAAGCTCCTTCAGGAAAAGTGAAATGGCCAAAGTTTAATCTTTCAGGCACATCACCAAAAGGACCAAACATGGACTTTAATGCAGACCTGAACGCACCAGATTTGAATCTCAAAGGTCCAAACATGGACCTCAGTGCTCCAAAGGTAGATGTCAACACTCCAGATGTCAACATTGGATcacccaaaacaaaactgaagatgcCCAAATTGAAAATGCCTAAATTCAACCTCCCAAGTCTGAAAACACCAGACCTTGATGGAGACTTTGATGGCCCAGACTTTGATGTGAATGCACCTGATTTCAAACTCAAAGGTCCTAAAGCCGACCTAGATGTTGATGTAGCTGCTCCATCtggaaaattcaagatgccaaaCTTGAATCTGCCTGATTTGGGAGTGTCTGGACCAAAACTAGACGGTCCCAACCTGAACCTCGGATCACCAGACTTTGATATGTCAGGCCCCAATCTAAGTGGAGAAATAAATGCACCAGACATCAACTTACCCAAGGTTGACCTGAAAAGCCCCAAACTGGACCTCAACGCCCCAAAGGTCAACTTGGATATGCCATCTGGTAAACTGAAGATGCCGAATTTCAAAGGTCCAAAGATTAAGGGTGGAATTGAATCCCCTGATTTGGACTTACCAAACATGGACCTTAAAGGTCCAAAGTTAGATGTCAACACTCCAAATGTCAACATTGgatcaccaaaaacaaaactgaagatgcCCAAATTGAAAATGCCTAAAGTTAGTTTATCAGGCCCAAAAGGACCCGAGTTTAATGGGAATTTGAATGGAGCAGATTTAGGTATGAACCCACCCAACCTCAACCTCAAAGGGTCCAAACCTGCATTTGAAATGCCAGATGTTGACTTTGGTGGTCCATCTGGAAAGATTAAAAAGCCACATTTGAAAATGCCCGATGTGGGTTTTTCTGCTCCAACGTTTGACGGCCCAAACTTTGACCTGAATGCACCAGATTTTCATGCTAAGTTACCAAAAGGACCAGAAATAAAAACTCCAAAGATGAAAGGACTGAGTGGCCCTGATTTGGACTTGCCAAATATGGATCTTAAAGTTCCAAAAATAGATATGGACACTCCAGATGTCAACATTGGTTTGCCTGATGCAAcgcttaaaaagccaaaaatcaAGGTGCCAAAAGGTCCCAATGTTGATCTGAATGGAGACCTGAATATTCCAAATGTAAACATCAGTGGTCCAAAAGCTCGCATTGGACAGCCAGACATGGATTTTACTGTCCCTGATGTAAAAGGAGGGATAAGAAATCCAGACTTTGACATTCCCTTTGGGAGCATCCAGGGTCCACAGACGGATCTCCATCTGgcagacagaaaattaaaagtcCCATCTTTCAAGGTGCCTCCGTTGGAAAGCCCAGATCTGAGGGGGGCTGGGCCTGATATTGACTTTGGAGGAAAAATCAGAGGTCCTAGGGTCAGTGCTCCAAACATGGACTTCAACATGCCCAATGTGGCAATGCGCAATCCACAACTTCATCTCCGATCTGCAGATCTTAACCTTGACAATCCTTCACTAAGTCACAGAGGACCATCATATAAGAACCGCAAATCAGATATGACAGGTATGAACATGAGGATGCCTGTCCTGGACGTGGATGAAGACATCCGATTCAGTCATGGAAATGGAAAGTCCCTGAGGAGCGGAGTCAGGTCCAGCTTCCCAGGGATGGATGCTGATTTTGGCCACCACTTCGATTTCAACCGTTCTGATCTCAACATTGATGATTTCACAGGAAAGAATCACATACTCAGAGCCAGAGGTTCAAAACCGGACTTCCAGGCATCACATAACTACGGACACATGATCTCCCAAGCAGGTGTAAATATCGACATGATGGACTCCAGACATTCCAGAAAAGCTCCAGCTGGTGAGATCTATTCAAGACACCACAGAACACTGCAGCCTGCAGCTGACCACCGTTTGCCACAATTCTCCCTCGATCCCAGGATAAGGGTACCGAACAGTTCTGATGAGTTCTATGTCACTTCTTTTCCCAGTCAAATACAAAGTCAGAGGATGCCAAATCGCAAATATAACACACTGGGGGGGCTGGATTTTAATCCAAGAAACATAGAGCTTGAAGTTCCATATGAAAAAGAGGTGAAAGGGAGGACGATCTTCCTCTCAAACCTTCTGTAG